One window of the Kiritimatiellales bacterium genome contains the following:
- a CDS encoding transposase, producing the protein MDHLRTHYDPEALRLIEACGATIKFLPPCSPDFTPIEKMWSRIKTLLRRLGARTQDELSAAISRAFAQVTPQDAAGWFSSCHITASQS; encoded by the coding sequence GGAAGCTCTTCGTTTGATTGAAGCGTGCGGGGCAACGATAAAGTTCCTGCCGCCCTGCAGCCCGGACTTCACTCCGATTGAAAAGATGTGGAGCAGAATCAAAACCCTACTGCGACGTCTGGGCGCCCGGACACAGGATGAATTATCCGCCGCAATCAGCCGGGCATTCGCACAGGTCACACCGCAGGATGCTGCCGGATGGTTTTCATCGTGTCATATTACGGCTTCTCAATCGTGA